In a genomic window of Helianthus annuus cultivar XRQ/B chromosome 10, HanXRQr2.0-SUNRISE, whole genome shotgun sequence:
- the LOC110885289 gene encoding syntaxin-125 — protein MNDLFSGSFKQTYPDDVEAGGGAANDVVDLDKFFLDVENVKEDMSGVEKLHKKLQESNEESKMVHNAKTMKQLRARMDSDVEQVLKRVKVIKGKLVALDKSNVEHRKIPGCGPGSSTDRTRTSVVSGLGKKLKTMMDDFQALRTRMNEEYKETVGRRYFTLTGENANEELIENLISSGEGEDFLQKAIQDQGRGQIMDTISEIQERHDGIKDIEKNLIELHQIFLDMAALVEAQGQQLNDIESHVAHASSFVHRGTEQLVEARELQKSSRKCSCIAIALVLVLIIVALYPVWFPMLMGR, from the coding sequence ATGAACGATCTATTCTCTGGTTCTTTCAAGCAAACTTATCCGGATGATGTCGAGGCAGGCGGTGGTGCGGCTAATGATGTGGTTGATCTTGATAAGTTCTTCCTTGATGTGGAGAATGTTAAAGAAGACATGTCAGGGGTTGAGAAGCTGCATAAAAAGCTACAAGAATCAAATGAGGAAAGTAAGATGGTTCATAATGCCAAAACAATGAAGCAACTTCGGGCGAGGATGGACTCAGATGTGGAGCAGGTGTTGAAGCGGGTAAAAGTTATAAAAGGAAAGCTCGTGGCCCTTGACAAGTCGAATGTGGAACATCGGAAGATTCCTGGTTGTGGGCCCGGCTCATCAACTGACCGAACCCGCACGTCTGTAGTTAGTGGTTTAGGCAAGAAGCTCAAGACCATGATGGATGACTTCCAAGCATTGCGAACTCGTATGAACGAAGAGTACAAAGAGACAGTTGGGAGAAGATATTTTACATTAACAGGTGAGAATGCAAACGAAGAATTAATTGAAAATTTGATATCTAGTGGAGAAGGCGAAGATTTTCTTCAAAAAGCGATCCAAGACCAAGGTCGGGGCCAAATTATGGATACAATCTCGGAAATCCAAGAAAGACATGATGGGATCAAAGATATAGAGAAAAACTTGATAGAACTCCACCAGATCTTCTTGGATATGGCCGCCCTAGTAGAAGCTCAAGGACAACAATTGAACGACATCGAGAGCCACGTGGCCCACGCGAGTTCATTCGTCCATCGTGGAACCGAGCAATTAGTGGAAGCAAGGGAGTTGCAAAAGAGCTCTAGGAAATGTTCTTGCATTGCCATTGCCCTCGTTCTTGTCTTAATTATCGTTGCACTTTACCCTGTTTGGTTCCCCATGTTGATGGGTAGATAA